One Polypterus senegalus isolate Bchr_013 chromosome 10, ASM1683550v1, whole genome shotgun sequence DNA segment encodes these proteins:
- the LOC120537023 gene encoding myoglobin-like encodes MCASDADYDAVLSFWAPVKAEPQIYGEIVLQRMFETKPDSQKLFPKFADLSKEQLQNNPDLQAHGGIVLCKLTEFLQDKGQGKAVTDLAETHAKQHKIPRIYFQIISDVIVEVAAEKIEGLSSDARTALKNVLKTFQTKMGECYDVLGFDK; translated from the exons ATGTGCGCTAGTGATGCGGATTATGATGCTGTGCTTAGTTTCTGGGCTCCTGTGAAGGCTGAGCCCCAAATCTACGGGGAGATTGTTCTTCAGCG CATGTTTGAGACCAAACCAGATAGTCAGAAGCTGTTCCCCAAGTTTGCGGACCTTTCCAAAGAGCAACTGCAGAACAATCCTGACCTCCAGGCCCATGGAGGAATTGTCCTCTGCAAGCTGACAGAATTCCTGCAAGATAAAGGGCAGGGCAAAGCTGTGACAGATCTGGCAGAAACTCATGCCAAGCAGCACAAGATCCCTCGCATCTACTTTCAG ATCATCAGTGATGTCATTGTTGAAGTGGCAGCAGAGAAGATTGAAGGATTGAGCTCTGATGCTCGAACAGCCCTGAAGAATGTGCTGAAGACGTTTCAAACTAAAATGGGAGAGTGCTATGATGTGCTGGGATTTGATAAATGA
- the LOC120537024 gene encoding myoglobin-like yields the protein MCASDAEFDAVLSFWAPLKAEPKIYGEIVLQRLFETKPDSQKLFPKFADLSKEQLQNNPDLQAHGGIVVCKLTEFLQDKGQGKAVTDLAETHAKQHKIPRIYFQIISDVIVEVAAEKIEGLSSDARTALKNVLKTFQTKMGECYDVLGFDK from the exons ATGTGTGCTAGTGATGCGGAATTTGATGCTGTGCTTAGTTTCTGGGCTCCTTTGAAGGCTGAGCCCAAAATCTATGGAGAGATTGTTCTTCAGCg CTTGTTTGAAACCAAACCAGATAGTCAGAAGCTGTTCCCCAAGTTTGCTGACCTTTCCAAAGAGCAACTGCAGAACAATCCTGACCTCCAGGCCCATGGAGGAATTGTCGTCTGCAAGCTGACCGAATTCCTGCAAGATAAAGGGCAGGGCAAAGCTGTGACAGATCTGGCAGAAACTCATGCCAAGCAGCACAAGATCCCTCGCATCTACTTTCAG ATCATCAGTGATGTCATTGTTGAAGTGGCAGCAGAGAAGATTGAAGGATTGAGCTCTGATGCTCGAACAGCCCTGAAGAATGTGCTGAAGACGTTTCAAACTAAAATGGGAGAGTGCTATGATGTGCTGGGGTTTGATAAATGA